A single region of the Pseudomonas sp. B21-023 genome encodes:
- a CDS encoding DUF1826 domain-containing protein — translation MTVDIRQVFGESPQVMTEILQDGVNLAVWQRRLPAQVEDFANLVLSLGQPLADERVIEVDERQPPALPGLLRETADLHGYDGFVADVAWLVAAYTCLLGARRLGVRLRVLEGAMCPRMHVDHVPLRLLSTYAGAGSEWLPEGAIDRARLQLAPPPVDNVRRLVAGEVALLKGEKWLGNEGAGLVHRSPQTPAGERRLLLSLDWLE, via the coding sequence ATGACTGTGGATATCCGCCAGGTCTTCGGTGAGTCACCCCAGGTGATGACGGAGATTCTCCAGGATGGGGTCAACCTCGCGGTCTGGCAGCGCCGCCTGCCGGCCCAGGTCGAAGACTTCGCCAACCTGGTGCTGAGCCTGGGCCAGCCATTGGCCGATGAGCGCGTGATCGAGGTGGATGAACGCCAGCCGCCAGCGTTGCCCGGGCTGCTCAGAGAAACCGCCGATCTACATGGCTACGATGGTTTCGTCGCCGATGTGGCCTGGCTGGTGGCGGCCTATACCTGCTTGCTGGGTGCTCGGCGCCTGGGGGTGCGGCTGCGGGTGCTTGAGGGGGCGATGTGCCCGCGCATGCATGTGGACCATGTTCCATTGCGCCTGCTCAGTACCTACGCTGGCGCAGGTAGCGAATGGCTGCCAGAGGGTGCCATCGATCGTGCCCGGTTGCAGCTGGCGCCGCCGCCTGTGGATAACGTCCGGCGATTGGTGGCGGGAGAGGTAGCCCTGCTCAAGGGCGAGAAGTGGCTGGGCAACGAGGGTGCGGGCTTGGTCCACCGGTCCCCGCAGACCCCCGCCGGGGAACGTCGCTTGCTGTTGAGCCTGGACTGGTTGGAATGA
- a CDS encoding GTP-binding protein: MLQNIPTHVIAGPLGAGKTSLIRHLLDQRPIGERWAVLVNEFGQIGLDAALLSRDEAGIAIGEVAGGCLCCVNGAPFQVGLGRLLRKARPDRLFIEPSGLGHPLELLEQLGRAPWTGVLSVQPLLMVLDAAALSRGADLPEAQSMALAKAGLLLFNKASAVDAAARLLITASLPEVPALWTDHGALAFAGLPVSSAAPAGSLDLSSLPVDNSPVPQPSLWVDPRQPICQSRLAEEGWSVGWRWHPGQVFDEMALRGVLEQWSWRRAKGVIHSAAGWQSFNGLERGALEWRPSEWRRDSRIELIFDQPQPLQMLQAAIGKCYLAE; encoded by the coding sequence ATGTTGCAGAACATCCCCACCCATGTGATCGCCGGCCCGCTAGGTGCCGGCAAGACCAGCCTGATCCGTCACTTGCTGGACCAACGACCGATTGGTGAGCGTTGGGCCGTGCTGGTCAACGAATTTGGCCAGATCGGCCTGGATGCCGCCTTGCTCAGCCGTGACGAGGCGGGGATCGCCATCGGAGAGGTGGCGGGAGGCTGCCTGTGCTGCGTCAATGGCGCACCGTTCCAGGTGGGGCTCGGCCGCCTGCTGCGCAAGGCGCGCCCGGATCGCCTGTTCATCGAGCCGTCCGGCCTCGGTCACCCCCTCGAATTGCTGGAGCAGCTGGGGCGGGCGCCTTGGACCGGTGTACTGTCGGTCCAGCCACTGTTGATGGTGCTGGATGCCGCCGCCCTTTCCCGGGGCGCTGACTTGCCCGAGGCACAGAGCATGGCATTGGCGAAGGCGGGGTTGCTGCTGTTCAACAAGGCGAGTGCCGTGGATGCTGCCGCCCGCCTGTTGATAACTGCATCATTGCCTGAAGTCCCGGCGTTGTGGACGGATCATGGCGCGCTAGCGTTCGCCGGTTTGCCTGTATCGTCCGCAGCGCCAGCGGGTTCACTCGACCTTTCCAGCCTGCCTGTGGATAACAGCCCCGTCCCACAGCCCTCCTTGTGGGTGGATCCGCGGCAACCGATCTGTCAGTCCCGGTTGGCGGAGGAGGGCTGGAGCGTAGGTTGGCGCTGGCATCCGGGCCAGGTCTTCGATGAAATGGCGCTACGTGGCGTTCTTGAACAATGGTCGTGGCGCCGGGCAAAGGGGGTTATCCACAGCGCGGCGGGGTGGCAGTCGTTCAATGGCCTGGAACGTGGGGCGCTGGAATGGCGCCCCAGCGAATGGCGCAGGGACTCGCGCATCGAGCTGATATTCGATCAGCCACAACCCTTGCAGATGCTCCAGGCGGCCATCGGCAAGTGTTACCTGGCGGAGTGA
- the zigA gene encoding zinc metallochaperone GTPase ZigA → MPNRLPVTVLSGFLGAGKSTLLNHVLRNRDNLRVAVIVNDMSEINIDASEVQRNVSLNRAEEKLVEMSNGCICCTLREDLLEEVARLAGEGRFDYLLIESTGISEPLPVAETFTFRDEQGRSLSDMARLDTMVTVVDGLNFLRDYQAADSLASRGETLGEGDERSISDLLIEQVEFADVLLLSKIDLISQHEREELSAILRSLNARAQIVPMVMGQVPLARILDTGLFDFDQAAQAPGWLQELRGEHVPETEEYGIAATTWQARRPFHPQRFFDFIHKPWSNGRLLRSKGFFWLASKFQEAGSWSQAGGMMRHGLAGRWWRFVPREQWPQDEENTAAILKQWSAQAGDCRQELVFIGQNIDFVRLSTELEACLLDDQEMELGPMGWLRLPDPFGEWHEDAAA, encoded by the coding sequence ATGCCCAACCGTCTTCCTGTCACCGTGCTGTCCGGCTTCCTGGGTGCCGGCAAGAGCACGTTGCTCAACCATGTCCTGCGTAACCGCGACAACTTGCGCGTGGCCGTGATCGTCAACGACATGAGTGAAATCAACATCGATGCCAGTGAGGTGCAACGCAATGTCAGCCTCAACCGCGCTGAGGAAAAGCTGGTTGAGATGAGCAACGGCTGCATCTGCTGCACACTGCGTGAAGACCTGCTGGAGGAGGTGGCCCGGTTGGCGGGCGAGGGTCGCTTCGATTACCTGCTGATCGAGTCCACGGGTATTTCCGAGCCGCTGCCGGTCGCCGAGACGTTCACCTTTCGCGATGAGCAGGGCCGCAGTCTCTCCGACATGGCGCGCCTCGACACCATGGTCACTGTTGTCGATGGGCTGAACTTCCTTCGCGATTATCAGGCAGCCGACAGCTTGGCCAGTCGGGGCGAGACCTTGGGCGAAGGTGACGAACGCTCGATCAGTGACTTGCTGATCGAGCAGGTCGAATTCGCTGACGTGTTGCTGCTGAGCAAGATCGACCTGATCAGCCAGCATGAGCGCGAAGAGCTGAGCGCCATCCTGCGCAGCCTCAATGCACGGGCGCAGATCGTGCCAATGGTGATGGGCCAGGTGCCGCTGGCGCGCATCCTCGATACCGGCCTGTTCGATTTCGACCAGGCCGCGCAGGCGCCGGGCTGGCTACAGGAGCTGCGTGGCGAGCATGTGCCGGAAACCGAGGAGTATGGTATTGCCGCCACCACCTGGCAGGCGCGCCGGCCATTCCATCCGCAGCGTTTCTTCGACTTTATCCACAAGCCCTGGAGCAACGGCCGCTTGCTGCGCTCCAAAGGGTTCTTCTGGTTGGCCAGCAAGTTCCAGGAGGCCGGTAGCTGGTCGCAGGCCGGGGGCATGATGCGCCATGGCCTGGCTGGTCGTTGGTGGCGTTTCGTGCCGCGCGAGCAATGGCCGCAGGATGAAGAGAACACTGCGGCGATCCTCAAGCAGTGGTCCGCGCAAGCGGGCGACTGCCGGCAGGAACTGGTGTTCATCGGGCAGAACATCGACTTTGTTCGGTTATCCACAGAGCTGGAAGCCTGCCTGCTCGATGACCAGGAAATGGAGTTGGGGCCGATGGGCTGGCTGCGCCTGCCGGACCCGTTTGGTGAGTGGCATGAGGACGCTGCGGCATGA
- a CDS encoding glutamine synthetase, giving the protein MKLPGVIALLLLVHPEQLFAMPTTDLARCTRSATLLACQDSKGNYYSVRTEGSTFYLRGYEVASKRLWAQTNSRHGALTFFTGLASDGEAWVGYSRRIGWTTQNRVSSSSGQRFNLHCSLIGGCR; this is encoded by the coding sequence ATGAAACTACCTGGCGTCATCGCCCTGCTGCTGCTCGTTCATCCAGAGCAGCTCTTTGCCATGCCCACTACCGACCTTGCACGGTGCACCCGCAGCGCAACCTTGCTGGCCTGCCAGGACAGCAAGGGCAACTACTACAGCGTGCGAACCGAAGGCAGCACCTTTTACCTGCGTGGGTATGAAGTTGCGAGCAAGCGGCTGTGGGCACAAACCAACAGCCGCCATGGCGCATTGACGTTTTTCACCGGCCTGGCCAGCGACGGCGAGGCTTGGGTGGGTTACAGCCGGCGTATTGGATGGACCACGCAGAATCGTGTTTCCAGCTCCAGCGGCCAACGCTTCAACCTGCATTGCAGCCTCATCGGCGGTTGCCGGTGA